Proteins from one uncultured Anaeromusa sp. genomic window:
- a CDS encoding valine--tRNA ligase yields the protein MTEQNLSSVYDPKGVEEKWYAAWEKEGCFHAETDEQKDAFSIVIPPPNVTGQLHMGHALDNTLQDILIRWHRMRGDDTLWMPGTDHAGIATQIKVEEMLKKEEGKSRYDLGRDAFIERVWEWKKQYGDRITRQLRSLGASCDWERERFTMDEGCSQAVREVFVSLYEKGLIYQGHRITNWCVRCHTALSDIEVEHEEKEGHLYHLRYEVEGEAGRYVIIATTRPETMLGDTAVAVHPDDARYQDLIGKTLLLPVVNRRIPLLADDYVDPSFGTGAVKITPAHDPNDFEMGQRHNLEQVVVIGPEGNMTDEAGKYAGQDRYECRKALLADLEAMGVLVKVESHPHAVGHCQRCGTVVEPLVSKQWFVKMEPLAKPAMEVVRNGQVQFVPERFSRTYLNWLENIRDWCISRQIWWGHRIPAWYCESCGKTIVSREDLTVCPHCGGAVEQDSDVLDTWFSSALWPFSTMGWPENTAELRQFYPTSVLVTGYDIIFFWVARMIMMGLEFKQEIPFRHVFIHGLVRDSQGRKMSKSLGNGIDPLEVVEKYGADTLRFMLITGNTPGNDMRFYWERVEASRNFANKIWNASRFVLMNLEGFSGQAPQAEQLTLADRWILSRYDNVTKAVTENLGRFELGEAARLVYEFLWGEYCDWYIEMAKPRLYNKEEAAQRAVAQYVLWEVLEGTMRLLHPFMPFITEEIWQHLPHEGSSIMKASWPSSQAGRSDAAAEAQMNLIMEAVKGIRNMRAEMNVPPGRRSEVILQAGSEEVRSVLQQNEGYFRQLAAAEPVTLPVVGAEKPENAMATVVAGLEVYLPLKGLIDVEKETTRLSKERESLTKELARITGKLGNEGFMAKAPAAVVEKERAKAQECEDKLGAIRERMDYLATL from the coding sequence ATGACAGAACAAAACTTATCTAGTGTGTACGATCCCAAAGGTGTTGAGGAAAAATGGTACGCAGCCTGGGAAAAAGAAGGCTGTTTTCACGCAGAAACAGATGAGCAGAAAGATGCTTTTAGTATTGTAATTCCGCCGCCGAATGTAACAGGGCAGCTGCATATGGGGCATGCTCTTGATAATACGCTGCAGGATATTTTGATTCGCTGGCATAGAATGCGCGGCGACGATACCCTGTGGATGCCCGGCACCGATCATGCAGGCATTGCTACGCAAATTAAAGTGGAAGAGATGCTGAAAAAAGAAGAAGGCAAAAGCCGTTATGATTTAGGGCGCGACGCCTTTATCGAACGTGTTTGGGAATGGAAAAAGCAGTATGGCGACCGCATTACCAGGCAGCTGCGCAGCTTGGGCGCTTCCTGCGACTGGGAGCGGGAACGCTTTACGATGGATGAAGGCTGTTCTCAGGCTGTACGGGAGGTCTTTGTTTCTCTATACGAAAAAGGGCTGATTTATCAGGGACACCGCATTACCAATTGGTGTGTGCGCTGTCATACGGCGTTGAGCGATATTGAAGTAGAACATGAAGAAAAAGAAGGCCATTTGTACCATCTGCGCTATGAAGTGGAAGGCGAAGCCGGCCGTTACGTGATTATTGCCACGACGCGTCCTGAAACCATGCTGGGCGATACGGCAGTAGCGGTGCATCCGGACGATGCGCGTTATCAGGATTTAATTGGCAAGACTTTGCTTCTGCCTGTGGTGAATCGTCGCATTCCGCTTTTGGCGGATGATTATGTCGATCCTTCTTTTGGTACGGGGGCTGTGAAAATTACGCCGGCTCATGATCCTAACGATTTTGAGATGGGGCAGCGTCACAATTTAGAGCAGGTGGTGGTCATTGGCCCGGAAGGCAATATGACCGATGAGGCTGGCAAATACGCCGGACAGGATCGCTATGAGTGCCGCAAAGCGCTCCTGGCGGACTTGGAAGCGATGGGAGTTTTGGTTAAGGTAGAAAGCCATCCTCATGCGGTGGGGCATTGCCAGCGCTGCGGCACCGTTGTGGAGCCGCTGGTGTCTAAACAGTGGTTTGTTAAAATGGAACCTCTGGCGAAACCAGCGATGGAAGTGGTGCGGAACGGACAGGTGCAATTTGTGCCGGAGCGGTTCAGTCGTACGTATTTGAACTGGCTGGAAAATATCCGCGACTGGTGTATTTCTCGGCAGATTTGGTGGGGGCATCGCATTCCCGCCTGGTACTGCGAAAGCTGCGGTAAAACGATTGTTTCCCGCGAGGATCTGACGGTTTGCCCGCATTGCGGCGGCGCTGTGGAGCAGGACTCGGACGTGCTGGATACTTGGTTCAGCTCGGCTCTTTGGCCTTTTTCTACGATGGGCTGGCCGGAAAATACGGCCGAATTGCGGCAGTTTTATCCAACAAGCGTGCTGGTAACAGGCTATGACATCATATTCTTCTGGGTAGCGCGGATGATTATGATGGGCCTGGAATTCAAACAGGAAATTCCTTTCCGTCATGTCTTCATTCATGGTTTGGTGCGTGACAGTCAGGGGAGGAAGATGTCCAAGTCTCTGGGGAATGGCATTGACCCTTTGGAAGTTGTGGAAAAATACGGCGCCGATACCTTGCGCTTCATGCTGATTACAGGCAACACGCCTGGCAATGATATGCGTTTTTATTGGGAGCGCGTGGAAGCCAGCCGTAACTTCGCCAATAAAATTTGGAATGCTTCCCGCTTTGTGCTGATGAACCTGGAAGGTTTTAGCGGCCAGGCGCCGCAAGCAGAACAGCTGACCTTGGCGGATCGCTGGATTCTCAGCCGCTATGACAATGTGACTAAAGCTGTGACCGAGAATCTGGGCCGCTTCGAATTGGGCGAGGCCGCTCGGTTGGTCTATGAGTTTCTGTGGGGCGAATACTGCGACTGGTACATTGAAATGGCCAAACCGCGTTTGTACAACAAAGAGGAAGCGGCGCAGCGCGCGGTGGCTCAGTATGTGCTGTGGGAGGTTTTGGAAGGAACCATGCGCCTGTTGCATCCTTTCATGCCTTTTATTACCGAAGAGATCTGGCAGCATCTGCCGCATGAAGGCAGCAGCATCATGAAAGCCTCGTGGCCTTCTTCGCAGGCGGGACGGAGTGACGCTGCGGCAGAAGCACAGATGAACCTGATTATGGAAGCTGTTAAAGGCATTCGCAATATGCGGGCGGAAATGAATGTTCCCCCGGGACGGCGCAGTGAAGTGATTTTGCAGGCCGGCAGCGAAGAAGTGCGCAGCGTGCTGCAGCAAAACGAAGGTTATTTCCGTCAATTGGCGGCGGCAGAGCCTGTGACTTTGCCGGTAGTGGGGGCGGAAAAACCGGAAAACGCTATGGCGACAGTTGTAGCTGGGCTGGAAGTATATTTGCCGCTTAAGGGCTTGATTGACGTAGAAAAAGAAACGACCCGCCTTTCTAAAGAACGCGAGTCTCTGACCAAGGAACTGGCACGGATTACTGGCAAGCTCGGCAATGAAGGCTTTATGGCTAAAGCGCCGGCGGCGGTTGTTGAAAAAGAACGCGCTAAAGCCCAAGAATGCGAGGATAAATTAGGCGCAATCCGCGAGCGCATGGACTATTTAGCAACGTTGTAA
- a CDS encoding folylpolyglutamate synthase/dihydrofolate synthase family protein, whose amino-acid sequence MTYQESIAYLEGLSRFGIRLGLERMQELVIRLGHPERKYPTIHITGTNGKGSTTACLAAILQEAGFRTGMYTSPHLERYTERMRIDGLEVEEAVFADAIEQTAAAAQEMERDGLEHPTQFEVLTAAAFVMFAAMKVDYAVIEVGLGGSLDSTNVIESRVAVITNVTLEHEDRCGSTIREIAEHKAGIIKKNSRVLTAAQGEALEVIRRRAADCGAVVQVLGEEWQAQMQSVSLTGIAWMLQQPNGSSWPLQARLVGEHQVYNASLAVMAALTVRETAVNQEAVARGLAKACWPGRFEVLRTQPPLVIDGAHNPAGAAVLRRTLDQVFPGREVLFLLGILKDKDIEGITGLLVREQDRVIAVRPLSERAAEAGDLASHFPPHQVEAVPDWEEGVNRLLELAEQEPRKVACVAGSLYLLGAVRPLLLQKLQNK is encoded by the coding sequence ATGACTTATCAAGAGTCGATTGCATACTTAGAAGGTTTGTCGCGTTTTGGCATTCGCCTGGGCTTGGAGCGGATGCAAGAGCTGGTAATTCGCTTGGGGCATCCAGAAAGAAAATATCCGACCATTCATATAACCGGCACGAACGGCAAAGGTTCTACGACGGCTTGCTTAGCGGCTATTTTGCAAGAAGCCGGGTTTCGTACCGGTATGTATACGTCGCCGCATTTGGAGCGTTATACAGAGCGCATGCGCATTGACGGCTTGGAAGTGGAAGAGGCTGTGTTTGCCGACGCTATTGAGCAAACCGCTGCGGCGGCGCAAGAGATGGAGCGGGACGGCTTGGAGCATCCGACACAGTTTGAGGTGCTGACGGCAGCCGCATTTGTCATGTTTGCGGCCATGAAAGTGGACTATGCAGTAATTGAAGTGGGTTTGGGCGGGAGTCTGGATTCCACGAATGTCATTGAAAGTCGTGTGGCGGTAATTACGAATGTGACGCTGGAGCATGAGGATCGCTGCGGCTCTACGATACGAGAAATTGCTGAACACAAGGCGGGCATTATCAAGAAAAACTCTCGCGTGCTGACGGCGGCGCAAGGGGAGGCGCTCGAGGTTATCCGGCGGCGGGCAGCTGATTGCGGCGCGGTAGTGCAAGTGCTCGGCGAAGAATGGCAGGCTCAGATGCAGTCGGTGTCTTTAACCGGAATTGCCTGGATGCTGCAGCAGCCTAACGGATCTAGTTGGCCTTTGCAGGCGCGCCTTGTGGGAGAACATCAAGTCTACAATGCTTCGTTGGCGGTGATGGCGGCGTTAACAGTAAGGGAAACCGCAGTGAATCAGGAAGCTGTTGCCCGCGGTTTGGCAAAGGCTTGCTGGCCGGGGCGCTTTGAAGTGTTGCGCACCCAACCGCCGTTGGTGATTGACGGAGCGCATAATCCGGCTGGCGCTGCGGTGCTGCGGCGCACGCTGGATCAAGTGTTTCCAGGGCGAGAGGTCCTGTTTTTGCTGGGGATTTTAAAGGATAAGGATATTGAAGGTATTACCGGCCTTTTGGTGCGGGAGCAGGACCGGGTTATTGCAGTGAGGCCGCTTTCGGAACGCGCCGCAGAAGCGGGTGATTTAGCAAGCCATTTTCCGCCGCACCAAGTGGAAGCGGTACCAGACTGGGAAGAAGGTGTAAACCGATTGCTGGAATTAGCGGAGCAAGAGCCTCGGAAAGTGGCTTGTGTAGCCGGTTCGTTATATTTATTAGGCGCAGTGAGGCCTCTTTTACTGCAAAAACTGCAAAACAAATAA
- a CDS encoding O-antigen ligase family protein codes for MNEVVSNGWERRLAFLIEHCIYAVAFFLPISLDVASVFLITGALGWGVKSLWFRKGRRWQITFLDWAVGAVVVLGALSILVSPDPGFSLYNYTHLMGRYVLLYYLVVCNLDSTEQLRKLIWAVLCSAFFVTVYGLYQYVVGFDISATQWVDGEQFPELKTRVFSTLENPNLLAGYLVMMMALASGMAFAPRSWREKGLLFALTALFGLCLVYTYSRGAWLSVAAVVGIYGWLYNRRIFWIFCLLPLGLLVAQDSILARLTSILNPTDTSSTLRIALWESTVAMIEDNPFSGIGWGAYWMVYPEYDFFINDGHTKIFHAHNMYLNIAAEIGLPGFFAFLAVMYGHWRKARKILQETKDPWMAGLSLGLLAALGGLFFNGLTDYVLFNIQLSMLFWLLNAIIVVAAKSIFFSEAGGNRF; via the coding sequence ATGAACGAAGTGGTTAGCAACGGTTGGGAACGGCGGCTCGCTTTTTTGATTGAACACTGCATTTACGCAGTGGCCTTTTTTTTGCCGATTTCTTTAGATGTCGCAAGTGTGTTTTTAATTACCGGTGCGCTGGGATGGGGCGTGAAATCATTATGGTTTCGCAAGGGCCGTCGCTGGCAAATTACTTTTCTGGATTGGGCGGTGGGAGCTGTCGTTGTTTTAGGGGCGCTTTCCATTTTGGTCTCGCCGGATCCTGGGTTTAGTCTTTACAATTATACGCATCTAATGGGCCGGTATGTGCTCCTGTACTATCTGGTGGTCTGCAATCTGGATTCGACGGAACAATTGCGCAAGCTCATCTGGGCGGTGCTTTGTTCGGCGTTTTTTGTGACTGTCTATGGTTTGTATCAATATGTTGTTGGTTTTGACATTTCTGCGACGCAATGGGTGGATGGCGAGCAGTTTCCGGAACTTAAGACGCGGGTGTTTTCAACGTTGGAAAACCCCAATCTTTTGGCTGGCTATTTAGTTATGATGATGGCGTTAGCCAGCGGCATGGCGTTTGCTCCTCGAAGCTGGAGGGAGAAGGGCCTGCTTTTTGCTCTAACGGCGTTATTTGGTCTTTGTTTGGTCTATACGTATTCGCGCGGCGCTTGGTTGAGCGTGGCGGCGGTTGTCGGCATCTACGGCTGGCTGTATAATCGGCGTATTTTTTGGATTTTCTGCTTGCTGCCGCTAGGCCTGCTAGTGGCGCAGGACAGCATTTTGGCGCGATTGACTTCTATTTTGAATCCAACAGATACTTCTTCTACTTTGCGTATTGCTTTGTGGGAGAGCACGGTAGCCATGATTGAGGACAACCCTTTTTCCGGTATTGGCTGGGGAGCGTACTGGATGGTCTATCCGGAATATGACTTTTTTATTAATGATGGCCATACTAAGATTTTTCATGCTCATAATATGTATTTGAATATCGCAGCGGAAATCGGTCTGCCTGGTTTTTTCGCCTTTCTGGCTGTAATGTATGGGCACTGGCGTAAGGCCAGAAAAATTCTGCAAGAAACGAAGGATCCTTGGATGGCTGGTCTGAGTTTGGGCTTGCTGGCGGCGCTGGGCGGCTTATTCTTTAACGGCTTGACTGACTATGTTTTGTTCAATATACAGCTGTCTATGCTGTTCTGGCTGTTGAACGCCATCATTGTCGTTGCTGCCAAGTCGATTTTCTTCTCAGAAGCGGGCGGAAATAGATTTTGA
- a CDS encoding ATP-binding protein has product MEQEKMNAWQKEWPIKGFDFSRAGDGAMQLKDVMRRLGLPGDVIRRASVGAYEAELNVIIHARRGVMRASVTAEETKVVVEDEGPGIADVSQAMCEGFSTAPPEIREMGFGAGMGLPNMKRCADELVIDSKPGVGTSVSMLFRHQRGADHE; this is encoded by the coding sequence ATGGAGCAGGAAAAAATGAATGCCTGGCAGAAAGAATGGCCCATAAAGGGCTTTGATTTCTCGCGGGCAGGTGACGGCGCTATGCAATTAAAAGACGTTATGCGTCGGTTGGGACTTCCAGGAGATGTAATTCGCCGGGCATCGGTGGGCGCGTATGAAGCGGAGCTGAATGTGATCATTCATGCACGGCGCGGTGTAATGCGGGCGAGCGTCACTGCTGAAGAAACGAAAGTGGTTGTGGAAGACGAGGGGCCTGGTATTGCGGATGTAAGCCAAGCCATGTGCGAGGGCTTTTCTACAGCGCCGCCTGAAATTCGTGAAATGGGTTTCGGCGCGGGGATGGGTTTGCCTAATATGAAGCGTTGCGCCGATGAATTGGTTATCGATTCGAAACCGGGTGTGGGTACGTCGGTTTCTATGTTATTTCGGCATCAGAGGGGAGCAGACCATGAGTGA
- a CDS encoding [Fe-Fe] hydrogenase large subunit C-terminal domain-containing protein has translation MSDSYFHSVRLIEARCRGCVVCAKHCPMEAIRVRAGKARILEERCIDCGECIRLCPAKAKTTVTDAMDCLKRFSYNVALPAPSLYAQFPATVSVGRILGGLLQLGFDAVCEVALGAADVTAAVKRLLQKKEIPKPLISSACPAVVRLVQVKFPDLLPCLVPMEAPVTVTARLARARAVEQTGLPPEKIGVWFLTPCPAKMTAVKQAGSVIDGAIAISHLYGELLAKVHDKNCPEVEVESSWLGAGWALAGGESQGVMQDSVLAVDGIEQVSQLLEQVAFGTLGQVRYIEALACAGGCIGGPLTAVNRFVGETQLRGRASIWPSKTPEKPRAVEVLPLPLPKPVLRLDQDIHEALRKVESMEEMLYKLPGLDCGSCGSPNCRALAEDIVQGQASETDCVFLLRQRVRDLAQEMKSLAEKLPPSLDKSEEES, from the coding sequence ATGAGTGACAGCTATTTTCATTCGGTGCGTTTGATTGAAGCGCGTTGCCGGGGCTGCGTAGTCTGTGCTAAGCACTGTCCCATGGAAGCCATTCGAGTGCGCGCCGGAAAAGCGCGCATTTTGGAAGAACGTTGTATTGATTGCGGCGAATGCATTCGTCTTTGTCCGGCTAAGGCGAAGACAACGGTAACCGACGCCATGGATTGCCTGAAACGGTTCTCCTACAATGTGGCCTTGCCGGCGCCGTCGCTGTATGCTCAATTTCCAGCAACTGTATCGGTGGGACGAATTTTGGGGGGATTGCTGCAGCTTGGTTTTGATGCAGTGTGTGAAGTGGCTTTGGGGGCGGCTGACGTGACGGCGGCAGTGAAGCGATTGCTCCAGAAAAAAGAGATTCCGAAACCCTTGATTTCCTCAGCCTGTCCTGCGGTTGTGCGTCTGGTACAGGTGAAGTTTCCAGACCTGCTGCCTTGCCTGGTGCCTATGGAGGCGCCTGTAACGGTTACGGCTCGCTTAGCTAGAGCCAGAGCGGTTGAGCAGACTGGCTTGCCGCCGGAGAAAATAGGCGTTTGGTTTTTGACGCCTTGCCCGGCGAAGATGACGGCGGTGAAGCAAGCCGGCAGTGTTATTGACGGGGCTATCGCTATTTCGCATCTTTACGGGGAATTACTGGCTAAAGTTCACGATAAAAATTGCCCTGAGGTGGAGGTGGAGTCTAGCTGGCTGGGAGCCGGCTGGGCCTTAGCCGGCGGGGAAAGCCAAGGTGTAATGCAAGACAGCGTGCTGGCGGTGGACGGAATTGAGCAAGTCAGTCAACTGCTGGAACAGGTTGCTTTTGGTACGTTGGGTCAGGTGCGCTATATTGAGGCGCTGGCCTGCGCCGGAGGCTGTATTGGAGGTCCTTTGACGGCGGTTAACCGTTTTGTAGGCGAGACGCAGCTTCGCGGACGGGCTTCCATCTGGCCGTCGAAGACGCCGGAAAAACCTAGGGCCGTGGAGGTGCTGCCGTTGCCGCTGCCTAAGCCGGTACTGCGCCTGGATCAGGATATTCACGAAGCGCTGCGTAAAGTGGAAAGTATGGAAGAAATGCTGTACAAGCTGCCGGGATTAGACTGTGGCTCCTGCGGGTCGCCGAACTGCCGCGCTCTGGCAGAGGACATTGTGCAGGGGCAGGCCAGTGAAACGGATTGCGTATTTTTGCTGCGGCAGCGAGTGCGCGATTTAGCGCAAGAAATGAAAAGTTTGGCGGAGAAACTGCCGCCTTCCTTGGATAAAAGCGAAGAAGAAAGCTGA
- a CDS encoding serine kinase: protein MEAVLVADLTRELPLKLAGGAQGLQREVQGGFVSDLMSCALAQAGEGTVWVTMQSHVNLLAVASLAGMAAVIVAGGAKPEAAALAKADEVGMPLLVTDLPAFDIVCRLHALGVGQEICDLI, encoded by the coding sequence GTGGAGGCTGTGCTGGTAGCGGATTTAACTCGGGAATTGCCGCTGAAGCTTGCCGGAGGGGCGCAAGGGTTGCAACGCGAAGTGCAGGGGGGGTTTGTTTCAGATTTGATGAGCTGCGCTTTAGCGCAGGCTGGCGAGGGAACGGTATGGGTGACCATGCAAAGTCATGTGAATTTGTTGGCCGTCGCTTCCTTGGCGGGAATGGCGGCAGTGATCGTTGCGGGAGGCGCTAAACCGGAAGCGGCGGCCTTGGCCAAGGCGGACGAAGTAGGGATGCCTCTTTTAGTAACGGACTTGCCCGCCTTTGATATCGTTTGCCGGCTCCATGCACTGGGCGTGGGCCAAGAAATATGCGATCTTATTTGA
- a CDS encoding PHP domain-containing protein: MRSYLTDLHVHTVLSPCASVEMTPSLVVETALELGLDIIAVTDHNAGDNAKAVWQAARQSSLTVWPGMEVECAEEAHLLAIFDDWPAFASWCAKVDGWRNGRLNQSRLFGPQWILSAEDELLGEREELLLSALTADAQTLCEEAVRLGGMVIASHVDRPAYSLLGQLGIWPTELPVAAAEISTCVATEAEARRRLPLLPQELPLVTASDAHSLDALCQGGKVQIMMEKPTLAEFHLALQGKDGRWLRWHNRNKEENA; encoded by the coding sequence ATGCGATCTTATTTGACGGACTTGCATGTGCATACGGTGTTGTCTCCTTGCGCTTCAGTGGAGATGACGCCGTCTTTGGTGGTGGAGACGGCGCTGGAGTTAGGCTTGGATATTATCGCTGTTACCGACCATAATGCCGGTGACAATGCCAAAGCGGTCTGGCAGGCGGCGAGGCAGAGCTCATTAACGGTTTGGCCGGGGATGGAAGTGGAGTGCGCCGAGGAAGCGCATTTACTGGCGATTTTTGACGATTGGCCGGCGTTTGCGTCTTGGTGCGCCAAAGTGGACGGCTGGCGTAATGGCAGACTGAATCAGAGTCGTCTTTTTGGGCCGCAGTGGATTTTAAGCGCGGAAGATGAACTGCTGGGCGAGCGGGAGGAGTTGCTGCTTTCGGCGTTAACGGCGGATGCGCAAACTCTTTGCGAAGAAGCGGTTCGCCTGGGCGGGATGGTCATTGCCAGTCATGTGGATCGGCCAGCTTACAGCCTTTTGGGGCAGTTGGGAATTTGGCCGACGGAATTGCCCGTGGCGGCGGCGGAAATCTCAACTTGTGTGGCGACCGAAGCTGAAGCGCGGCGGAGATTGCCGCTTTTGCCGCAGGAGCTGCCCTTGGTGACGGCATCAGATGCGCATAGCTTAGATGCGCTTTGTCAAGGCGGCAAAGTGCAAATCATGATGGAAAAGCCTACGTTAGCCGAATTTCATCTGGCTTTGCAGGGCAAAGACGGACGTTGGCTGCGATGGCATAACCGTAATAAAGAGGAGAACGCGTAA
- the nuoE gene encoding NADH-quinone oxidoreductase subunit NuoE, whose product MMKLSKSGCACGGAGERYEELAAILARYQEAPGALIPVLQQAQDAYGYLSREVLERIADGLHLPISQVYGVVTFYSQFHLNPRGKHIVRVCQGTACHVRGAKAILEAMEKELGVKPGETTADLNFTLETVACIGACGLAPVMMIDDDTYGRLTPEGIGGILQPYRGQS is encoded by the coding sequence ATGATGAAATTATCGAAGTCAGGATGTGCGTGCGGAGGGGCTGGTGAGAGGTATGAAGAACTTGCAGCTATTCTTGCGCGCTATCAAGAGGCGCCGGGAGCTTTAATTCCGGTACTGCAACAGGCTCAAGACGCTTATGGGTATTTATCGCGGGAGGTGCTGGAACGGATTGCCGATGGCTTGCATTTGCCTATCAGCCAAGTATATGGCGTGGTGACATTTTACTCACAGTTCCATCTTAATCCGCGAGGGAAACATATTGTAAGGGTGTGCCAAGGAACGGCCTGCCATGTAAGGGGCGCTAAAGCAATTTTAGAAGCCATGGAAAAAGAGTTGGGCGTAAAGCCGGGCGAGACGACAGCAGACTTGAACTTCACCTTGGAAACCGTGGCCTGTATTGGCGCCTGCGGCCTGGCGCCGGTTATGATGATTGACGATGACACGTACGGCCGTTTGACGCCGGAAGGCATAGGAGGTATTTTGCAGCCCTATCGTGGACAGTCATGA
- a CDS encoding ATP-binding protein codes for MKELSLLLLELLRNSLEAGAARVDIRVREIGDSLTWRIADDGRGMTRQECKEALNPFFTKRTTRAVGLGLGLLDMWTRHCGGKVRMISRPGLGTMLCASFGRSHPDLPPWGDLPGTLWTLAVTMPQIHFQYLHYRDGRQWQWDSSTTTGLDMLTLKEVLETGWSALKEEEQA; via the coding sequence ATGAAAGAGCTGTCGCTGCTTCTGTTAGAGCTTTTGCGAAATTCTCTGGAAGCGGGGGCGGCCCGTGTGGATATCCGCGTACGGGAAATTGGAGACTCTTTAACATGGAGGATTGCTGATGACGGGAGAGGCATGACGCGCCAAGAATGCAAAGAGGCGTTGAATCCTTTTTTTACGAAACGAACAACACGCGCTGTTGGCCTAGGTTTGGGTCTTTTAGATATGTGGACGCGACATTGCGGCGGCAAAGTGCGGATGATTTCCCGGCCTGGTTTAGGGACGATGCTTTGCGCTTCCTTTGGCAGAAGCCATCCTGATTTACCGCCTTGGGGCGATTTGCCCGGTACTTTGTGGACCTTGGCGGTGACAATGCCGCAAATTCATTTTCAATACCTGCATTATCGGGATGGGCGGCAATGGCAGTGGGATTCATCGACTACAACAGGGCTGGACATGTTGACTTTGAAAGAAGTGCTGGAGACAGGCTGGAGTGCATTGAAAGAGGAGGAACAAGCATGA
- a CDS encoding (2Fe-2S) ferredoxin domain-containing protein codes for MKTLEELNRLRERVRQDIRIRQQTDTRIIIGMGTCGIAAGAREVLKSTLEEVAKRHLEGVSVQQTGCIGMCEQEVLLDVVLPGQPRIIYGKVTPDKVERIVGEHVVNGRIVEEWVVAKIDN; via the coding sequence ATGAAAACACTGGAAGAGTTAAATCGTTTGCGTGAACGCGTGCGGCAGGATATTCGTATTCGGCAGCAGACAGATACGCGGATTATTATTGGCATGGGCACGTGCGGCATAGCCGCCGGCGCGCGCGAGGTGCTTAAGTCAACCCTGGAAGAGGTGGCTAAGAGACACTTGGAAGGGGTCAGTGTACAACAAACAGGCTGTATAGGCATGTGCGAGCAAGAGGTTCTTTTGGATGTGGTGTTGCCGGGGCAGCCGCGCATTATTTATGGAAAAGTAACTCCGGACAAGGTGGAGCGCATTGTAGGCGAGCATGTGGTGAACGGGCGCATTGTCGAAGAATGGGTTGTGGCTAAAATAGATAACTAG